One segment of Desulfosudis oleivorans Hxd3 DNA contains the following:
- a CDS encoding CBS domain-containing protein gives MEEKKVKDLMVPIGEYATVSEDATLKDALAALKNAQKQHDDDQYAHRAIIVIDREQQVVGKISQIDVLKALEPKYMDLCEPDSESGMTRFGFSKKFFTDMCTQYNLWSTPMSQLVQQAANRPVKTFMYKPKEGEYITENGTIEEAIHLLVVGRHQSLLVLKDKKIVGVLRLVDMFREITDAMDRHG, from the coding sequence GTGGAAGAAAAAAAGGTAAAAGACCTGATGGTGCCCATAGGCGAATACGCAACGGTTTCCGAAGATGCGACCTTAAAGGATGCCCTGGCCGCCTTGAAAAATGCCCAGAAACAGCATGACGACGACCAGTATGCCCATCGGGCCATCATCGTGATCGACAGGGAGCAGCAGGTGGTGGGCAAAATAAGTCAGATCGATGTGCTTAAGGCCCTGGAGCCCAAGTACATGGACCTGTGCGAACCGGACAGCGAATCAGGCATGACCCGGTTCGGGTTCAGCAAGAAATTTTTTACCGACATGTGTACCCAGTACAACCTCTGGTCCACACCCATGTCCCAACTGGTGCAACAGGCGGCCAACCGGCCGGTAAAAACCTTCATGTACAAGCCCAAAGAAGGTGAATACATCACCGAAAACGGCACTATAGAGGAGGCCATCCACCTGCTGGTGGTGGGCCGCCATCAATCCCTGCTTGTGTTGAAAGATAAAAAGATTGTCGGTGTGCTGCGCCTGGTGGACATGTTCCGCGAAATAACGGACGCCATGGACCGTCACGGCTGA
- a CDS encoding TIGR03545 family protein, which produces MKKLIRWPGLIAFVVLVGGLAGFWLLFADAIVKGIIERRGTAMVGAKVEIAGLDLTLVPAGMRISGLAVTDPDSPMTNAVEIGEMVMTVDSGRLLRRKLIIDEMGIEGMRFGTARSVSGAVKKRTADRPKNAEKAAKKFNLPSFDMPDPKEILEKEDLETIRLANELKADIDAARARWEARIQELPDRQAFEEYKSRINKIKTGARGLSGLLGTAGEAAVLSKEIKADLDRVKAAKAALETDRTRFEKRAEQVTQAPAKDLKRLVEKYGLSTGGVANISRLLFGEKIYAWVTTAQKWYQRVQPYVVKATASGRDKKEKPAPPERGKGVDIRFREANPLPDFLIRKIHAQAVLEMGDIGGTIENLTLEQHILGAPTTFAFSGKDLKQAASVAAKGAVNFVSPQKPVHTVDLSVDRYAFSNAVLVDDPSFPLALKSGLADLSVRGRLDNSGINASGVLNTKKASLSLDMEKDAGPVKTAIASALGDIRAFDVRASAIGPIEDMDIKVSSSIDEAVKTALANQLKAETARFETALKTTMQEKIQAAVGTPGQYPAALDGIEKELAGRLNLGESLLKDLGK; this is translated from the coding sequence ATGAAAAAACTGATTCGATGGCCGGGCCTGATCGCCTTCGTGGTGCTTGTGGGGGGGCTGGCTGGTTTCTGGCTGCTGTTCGCGGACGCCATCGTCAAAGGCATAATCGAACGACGGGGCACCGCCATGGTGGGGGCAAAAGTGGAAATCGCCGGCCTTGACCTTACCCTGGTGCCGGCGGGTATGAGAATCAGCGGTCTTGCCGTGACCGATCCGGACAGCCCCATGACCAATGCCGTGGAGATCGGCGAAATGGTGATGACGGTGGATTCGGGCCGGCTGCTTCGCAGAAAGCTGATCATTGATGAAATGGGAATCGAAGGCATGCGGTTCGGCACAGCCCGGTCCGTTTCCGGCGCCGTTAAAAAACGGACGGCAGACCGGCCAAAAAACGCCGAAAAAGCCGCAAAAAAATTTAACCTGCCATCCTTTGACATGCCGGATCCAAAAGAAATCCTGGAAAAAGAGGACCTGGAAACCATCCGGCTGGCCAATGAACTCAAAGCCGACATCGACGCCGCCAGGGCCCGGTGGGAAGCAAGGATTCAGGAGCTGCCCGACCGCCAGGCTTTTGAGGAGTACAAAAGCCGGATCAACAAAATCAAAACCGGCGCCAGGGGGCTTTCCGGCCTTCTGGGCACAGCCGGTGAAGCTGCGGTCCTTTCCAAAGAGATAAAGGCCGACCTGGACCGGGTAAAGGCGGCAAAAGCCGCTCTTGAGACCGACCGGACCCGTTTTGAAAAACGGGCAGAGCAGGTGACCCAGGCCCCGGCGAAGGACCTGAAACGCCTGGTGGAAAAATACGGCCTCTCCACCGGCGGCGTCGCCAACATCAGCCGCCTGCTGTTTGGTGAAAAGATTTACGCCTGGGTGACAACGGCCCAAAAATGGTACCAGCGCGTGCAGCCCTATGTCGTAAAGGCCACGGCATCCGGCAGGGACAAAAAAGAAAAACCGGCGCCGCCGGAACGGGGAAAAGGCGTGGACATTCGCTTTCGGGAGGCAAACCCCCTGCCTGATTTTCTGATCCGGAAGATTCACGCCCAGGCCGTGCTCGAAATGGGAGATATTGGCGGCACCATTGAAAACCTGACACTTGAGCAGCATATTCTGGGCGCGCCCACCACGTTTGCCTTCAGCGGTAAGGATTTAAAACAGGCCGCCTCGGTGGCGGCCAAAGGCGCGGTCAATTTTGTTTCGCCTCAAAAACCGGTCCACACCGTGGACCTGTCCGTGGACCGGTATGCCTTCAGCAATGCCGTGCTGGTGGACGACCCGTCGTTCCCGCTGGCCTTAAAATCCGGGCTGGCCGACCTCTCGGTCCGCGGACGGCTGGATAACAGCGGCATCAACGCCTCGGGCGTTCTGAACACGAAAAAAGCGTCGCTGTCCCTGGACATGGAAAAGGATGCCGGGCCCGTGAAAACGGCCATTGCCTCGGCCCTGGGCGATATTCGGGCCTTTGATGTCCGGGCCTCGGCCATCGGCCCGATCGAGGATATGGATATCAAGGTGTCGTCCAGCATTGACGAGGCCGTTAAAACCGCCCTGGCAAACCAGCTGAAGGCGGAAACCGCCCGGTTTGAAACCGCGCTGAAAACAACCATGCAAGAAAAAATCCAGGCGGCGGTGGGGACACCGGGCCAGTACCCGGCTGCCCTGGACGGCATTGAAAAAGAGCTGGCCGGCCGGCTGAACCTGGGTGAATCGCTTCTCAAAGATCTGGGGAAATGA